In Papaver somniferum cultivar HN1 chromosome 1, ASM357369v1, whole genome shotgun sequence, a genomic segment contains:
- the LOC113286268 gene encoding uncharacterized protein LOC113286268 translates to MNLTQVGSDHSPIMLASDTTTPKSWKPFKFFLTWLNDESCTSVIENAWRLYVSGSPGFQLAKRFQSTKKELSLWNRTHFVNVNKRVDDVQKELDVLQEQPPYDENHNKILDINKDLSKWQKYTTDFYQQKSRDHFIKDMDNNNKYFHNKTNKRRMKNNIDSLQDQNNTWLHTREEISQHLTSHFKEISTSIVVTLDEGHFMLISTIITDADNLSLTRVPSHHEIHDTLKSMENWSAPGLEGFQAGFHKSQWSIIGEDVCQMITRFF, encoded by the coding sequence ATGAACCTTACTCAAGTAGGAAGTGACCATAGCCCTATTATGCTTGCCTCTGACACTACAACCCCAAAGTCTTGGAAGCCTTTTAAATTCTTTCTAACTTGGTTGAATGATGAAAGTTGTACTTCTGTTATTGAGAATGCTTGGAGATTATATGTCTCTGGCTCACCTGGGTTTCAACTTGCAAAAAGATTTCAGTCAACAAAAAAGGAGTTATCTTTGTGGAATAGAACTCATTTTGTTAATGTCAATAAAAGGGTTGATGATGTTCAAAAAGAACTGGATGTGTTACAAGAACAACCTCCATATGATGAAAACCATAACAAGATTTTagacatcaacaaggatctcTCTAAATGGCAGAAATATACAACTGATTTCTATCAACAAAAATCCAGAGACCATTTTATCAAGGATATGGACAATAATAACAAGTATTTTCACAACAAGACAAacaaaagaagaatgaagaacaaTATTGATTCTCTTCAAGATCAGAACAATACTTGGTTACACACCAGAGAAGAAATATCTCAGCATCTTACTTCTCATTTTAAGGAAATAAGTACTTCAATTGTTGTTACTCTTGATGAAGGCCACTTCATGCTTATCTCCACAATTATAACTGATGCAGATAATTTGTCACTAACTAGAGTACCCTCTCATCACGAAATTCATGATACTCTCAAGAGCATGGAGAACTGGAGTGCACCAGGGCTAGAAGGTTTTCAAGCAGGCTTCCATAAAAGTCAGTGGAGTATTATTGGTGAAGATGTTTGTCAGATGATcacaagatttttttag